The Cyprinus carpio isolate SPL01 unplaced genomic scaffold, ASM1834038v1 S000006552, whole genome shotgun sequence genome has a window encoding:
- the LOC122133890 gene encoding LOW QUALITY PROTEIN: nucleolar protein 8-like (The sequence of the model RefSeq protein was modified relative to this genomic sequence to represent the inferred CDS: inserted 2 bases in 1 codon): MKRLYIGGLGHTVSEKDLKDRFGKFGDVSDVEIVTRKDENGAPLKRFGYININITDAEYKRCVGILNKSTWKGGTLLIQLAKESFLHRLAEERQQLVEKAKAPKIIPQEKLVDSFKAAGVENFHMKAAVPGTEIPGHANWVVSKFGRVLPVVNLKGKGKNKVFKYDPSKHCHNIKRLETADDVTSVSKLTWEIKGGDDEISKKRRGEFPKQKPCPKRSKIDLSLFLSNLAQRNAMNAAATGNKNKVAIQQNGLSAVKTGKQKSVCVFDNDSDSEDEIRMLVAQEHLRNPKQTSTEDDDDNLEVVGDDFVVKSNAFWGGVEQDDVKTSLLTSTKDDEEYDSADTDEILTRRKTQTQAESAPVTQDSPTESSKNKFSSESDEGSDEADDEDDVSVDSDYEAMMGNCYRLDLSLADLEQLAKKAEVISDDESVEEPKEEAKTPSAPPKKTGNNPEDILASLLVDDTPEKESKKKKYQVNTVSLPAFIGTKDLFGGPEPSLKRLAPNIDSESSKRLKKDLKLKEQSISEDTQSSNRLSQPKLSTLNIQTASKNLXSKASISEDDSSSEESESIGDEDVFTSKTSSASQSVVPETELKTVSSNNSKTPVKPNQTKTSRSSSSGSSSEESESSEDEDSAGVLTSKTPSVAQSVKTISKTQMKSVSSNNSKTPVKPNQTKTSRSSSSGSSSEESESSEEEDNAKVLTSKTSLATPLARTIPETELKTVSTNNSIKPKQTKTSRSSSSDSSSEESETSDDENSRTQTKDSKSADSKSVQENVVSHQTVPHSTVIDAKKQQQDNQKRLAALEQRQKETEQQKKLIQGALSNVDAAKVNKSKHIVFDSDEDDEEEDETTSRPEQPPTNLKKSLFEDDSGSDEDQQTSMLEEKKNNKPGGSKLFDSEDEDDGAEDEQFQIKPQFEGKAGQKLMELQASFGTDSRFQVDSRFLESDAEPEDQVNSAPEEDADKQLLEEKKKSLDILQSILNTNIQPQNTRKGKMFKDVSSLHYDPTQEEHTAFEAKTEEPKKESKAARRKKRIEAEKLPEVSKDVYFDISVDLKEVFGTSKENQDKKETVSWDKEAEDPEDIMKHMEVSFTSNAEANEDTSGGFKFSFFGEDTAVETTTKTDEYKIETVKGAKFSWQADPRFQDSSSDEEEVDEVEEDQSASNEITEEPTTSKKTFFFFYQNDERLKEGPGMFCRSVKLQDQREAWEEKRTSLREECRKKHRDAKRRQRPSLKT; encoded by the exons ATGAAGCGGTTGTACATCGGTGGTCTTGGTCACACAGTGTCTGAGAAGGACCTCAAAGACAGATTTGGAAAATTTGGGGATGTGTCAGATGTGGAGATCGTTACGAGGAAAGATGAGAATG GAGCTCCTCTGAAAAGATTTGGCTACATCAACATAAACATCACAGATGCTGAATACAAAAGAT GTGTAGGCATCTTAAATAAATCCACATGGAAAGGAGGAACCTTGCTTATTCAGTTGGCGAAAGAAAGCTTTCTACACCG ACTTGCTGAGGAACGACAGCAGCTGGTTGAAAAGGCCAAGGCACCAAAGATCATTCCTCAGGAGAAATTAGTGGATTCGTTTAAAGCGGCTGGCGTTGAGAATTTCCACATGAAAGCTGCTGTTCCAGGAACTGAAATTCCCGGCCATGCG AATTGGGTCGTGAGTAAATTTGGGAGGGTACTTCCTGTCGTGAATCTGAAGGGTAAAGGAAAGAACAAG GTCTTTAAGTATGATCCATCCAAACACTGCCACAACATCAAGAGACTGGAGACTGCGGATGACGTCACATCAGTGTCCAAGCTGACATGGGAGATTAAAGGTGGAGACGATGAAATCAGCAAGAAAAGGCGAGGGGAGTTTCCAAAGCAGAAACCGTGTCCCAAAAGATCCAAAATAGACTTGAGTTTGTTTCTTAGTAATTTGGCTCAGAGAAATGCAATGAATGCGGCTGCcactggaaataaaaacaaagtggCAATCCAGCAAAATGGACTCTCTGCTGTGAAGACAggaaaacaaaaatctgtttgtGTTTTCGACAACGACTCTGACTCTGAAGATGAAATCAGAATGTTGGTTGCTCAAGAACATTTGAGGAACCCTAAACAAACCTCCACGGAGGATGACGACGACAACCTGGAGGTGGTGGGAGATGATTTTGTCGTCAAGTCTAATGCTTTCTGGGGTGGAGTGGAACAAGATGACGTGAAAACGTCCCTACTGACTTCAACGAAAGACGATGAGGAATATGATTCTGCAGACACTGATGAAATACTCACTCGGAGAAAGACCCAAACACAAGCTGAATCTGCACCTGTTACTCAGGATTCCCCAACAGAATCCAGTAAAAACAAGTTTTCATCTGAATCTGATGAGGGTAGCGATGAGgcagatgatgaggatgatgttaGTGTAGATTCTGATTATGAAGCCATGATGGGGAACTGCTACCGTTTAGATCTTTCCCTAGCCGACTTGGAGCAGCTAGCTAAAAAAGCGGAGGTGATTTCAGATGATGAAAGTGTAGAAGAACCCAAAGAGGAAGCCAAGACCCCAAGTGCACCACCCAAAAAAACAGGCAATAACCCAGAAGATATTCTGGCTTCTCTTCTTGTAGACGACACCCCTGAGAAAGAAAGTAAGAAGAAGAAGTATCAGGTAAACACTGTATCTCTCCCTGCTTTCATTGGAACGAAGGATCTCTTTGGAGGTCCGGAGCCAAGCCTGAAAAGACTTGCCCCAAATATAGACAGTGAATCTTCTAAAAGACTCAAAAAAGACCTTAAATTGAAGGAACAAAGCATTTCAGAAGATACGCAGTCTTCAAACCGTCTATCTCAACCGAAATTATCCACTTTAAATATACAAACAGCCTCAAAAAACTT AAGTAAAGCATCCATCTCAGAAGATGATTCTTCTAGTGAAGAATCAGAAAGCATTGGTGATGAAGATGTCTTCACTTCTAAAACATCTTCAGCGTCACAATCGGTAGTCCCTGAAACCGAACTAAAGACTGTTAGCTCTAACAATTCAAAGACCCCAGTCAAACCCAATCAGACGAAGACCTCCAGATCCTCCAGCAGTGGCTCTTCTAGTGAAGAATCAGAAAGTAGTGAGGATGAAGATAGTGCTGGAGTTTTGACTTCTAAAACACCTTCAGTTGCACAATCTGTAAAAACCATCTCTAAAACTCAAATGAAGTCTGTTAGCTCTAACAACTCAAAGACCCCAGTCAAACCCAATCAGACGAAGACCTCCAGATCCTCCAGCAGTGGCTCTTCTAGTGAAGAATCAGAAAGCAGCGAGGAAGAAGATAATGCTAAAGTCCTCACTTCTAAAACATCTTTAGCAACACCACTGGCAAGAACCATCCCAGAAACTGAACTAAAAACTGTAAGCACTAATAACTCAATCAAACCCAAGCAGACGAAGACCTCCAGATCCTCCAGCAGTGACTCTTCTAGTGAGGAATCGGAAACTAGTGATGATGAGAATTCCAGAACTCAGACAAAAGATTCTAAGTCTGCCGATTCGAAGAGCGTTCAGGAGAATGTTGTTTCACACCAAACAGTTCCTCACTCAACTGTGATCGATGCTAAGAAACAGCAGCAGGACAACCAGAAACGTCTTGCGGCACTGGAGCAACGACAGAAAGAAACCGAGCAACAGAAGAAACTCATTCAGGGTGCCCTGTCTAACGTG GACGCGGCGAAAGTGAACAAAAGCAAACACATTGTGTTTGAttctgatgaagatgatgaagaagaggatgaaaCCACAAGCAGACCAGAACAGCcaccaacaaacttgaaaaaaagcCTCTTTGAGGATGATTCAGGATCTGATGAAGATCAACAAACGTCCATGTTGGAAGAAAAG AAGAACAACAAGCCAGGTGGCAGCAAGCTGTTTGACAGTGAAGATGAGGACGATGGTGCTGAGGACGAGCAGTTCCAGATCAAGCCCCAGTTTGAGGGCAAAGCTGGACAGAAG CTCATGGAGCTGCAGGCCAGTTTCGGAACCGATTCAAGATTCCAGGTCGATTCTAGATTTCTGGAAAGCGATGCTGAGCCTGAAGATCAAGTA AATT CAGCTCCAGAAGAAGATGCAGACAAACAACTTCttgaggagaaaaagaaaagtctAGACATCCTCCAGAGCATCTTAAACACCAACATACAACCACAAAACACCAGAAAGGGCAAGATGTTCAA aGATGTTTCCAGCCTGCATTACGACCCGACACAAGAAGAACACACTGCTTTTGAGGCCAAGACCGAGGAACCGAAGAAAGAGAG CAAAGCGGCGAGACGAAAGAAACGCATAGAGGCTGAAAAACTCCCTGAAGTTTCTAAGGATGTTTACTTTGACATCTCGGTGGATTTGAAGGAGGTCTTTGGGACGTCTAAAGAAAACCAGGACAAGAAGGAAACGGTTTCATGGGATAAAGAGGCAGAAGATCCTGAAGATATAATGAAACACATGGAGGTTTCCTTCACTTCTAATGCAGAAGCAAATGAAGACACTTCAGGTGGATTCAAGTTCTCCTTCTTTGGTGAAGACACAGCTGTGGAGACGACCACCAAAACAG ACGAGTACAAAATAGAGACCGTAAAAGGAGCCAAGTTCTCTTGGCAAGCTGACCCTCGTTTCCAGGACAGCAGTTCAGACGAGGAAGAAGTGGATGAGGTTGAGGAGGACCAATCCGCTTCCAACGAAATCACTGA GGAACCGACAACATCCAAAaagacctttttctttttctatcaaAATGATGAGCGGTTAAAAG AGGGACCAGGAATGTTTTGTAGAAGTGTAAAACTACAAGACCAGAGGGAAGCCTGGGAAGAGAAGAGGACGTCGCTCAGAGAG GAGTGTCGCAAGAAACACAGAGATGCCAAAAGACGCCAGAGGCCTTCGCTGAAGACCTAA